From Anopheles arabiensis isolate DONGOLA chromosome 3, AaraD3, whole genome shotgun sequence, a single genomic window includes:
- the LOC120905177 gene encoding DNA ligase 1 isoform X3 — translation MSQKSILSFFGKKPAPSNGTSAAAKQTPENNNKSPESDSLLASKRSIGPEDDEASNSPVKAVKKAKRSRVVSSSSSSEDEQDRKATKKSDVKKESPPSPKAVKAEPKESVKKETKPKTSPKKEPASGKEKKEAKKTSPKTTKKSSTKAATTVKKEENPSPTKEKKPSEEKKPDAPAKPTNGAARSFFFSVKKQPDESEGATGGVASSGNDGSKYDPSKKNYHPLKDAFWKQGDRVPYLALARTFQMIEETSGRLRMIEILSNYFRSVILLSPRDLLASVYLCLNQLAPAYEGVELGIAEFSLMKAIAQSTGRSLAQIKADAQTTGDLGLVAEQSKSSQHLMFRPAPLSVEVVFGKLREIASMTGSASMAKKMDKIQSMFVACRHSESRYIIRSLAGKLRIGVAEQSLLQALAQACALTPPHADPPVVNALAGESEARVKARVDEVALALKTVYCQCPNYNRIVPVLLEHGVQRLSEHCPMEPGTPLKPMLAHPTKGVQEVLQRFDGIDFTCEWKYDGERAQIHLLADGSVQIFSRNQENNTSKYPDVIARLEFTRTEPVASAILDCEAVAWDTDKRQILPFQVLSTRKRKDANEADIKVQVCVFMFDLLYLNGEPLVERPFVERRELLYRHFREIEGQWQYATRLDTGDLDELQRFLDEAVRGNCEGLMVKTLAREATYEIAKRSRNWLKLKKDYLTGVGDSLDLVVIGGYRGRGKRTGTYGGFLLACYDEENEEYQTICKIGTGFSDDDLQRHTEFFRSHVIAAAKPYYRHEANVVPDDWFEPVQVWEVLCADLSLSPVHRAGIGIIDPEKGISLRFPRFIRVREDKGVTDATSARQVSEMYLNQDQIKNQTGSNARDVEEDFY, via the exons ATGTCGCAAAAGTCGATTTT GTCCTTTTTTGGAAAGAAACCAGCACCGTCGAATGGTACCAGCgcggcagcaaaacaaaccccggaaaacaataataaatctCCCGAAAG CGATTCGTTACTGGCGAGCAAACGCTCCATCGGACCGGAAGATGACGAAGCTTCCAACTCGCCGGTGAAAGCCGTTAAGAAAGCGAAACGGTCGCGGGTCgtgtcgagcagcagcagcagtgaggATGAACAGGATCGCAAAGCAACCAAGAAAAG TGATGTTAAGAAAGAATCACCACCATCCCCGAAAGCCGTCAAAGCAGAACCGAAGGAAAGTgtgaaaaaggaaacaaaaccgaaaacaaGCCCGAAAAAAGAACCCGCCAGcgggaaggagaaaaaagaggCGAAGAAAACATCACCCAAAACGACGAAAAAATCCTCCACAAAAGCAGCCACCACCGTAAAGAAGGAGGAAAATCCATCACCGACGAAGGAGAAGAAGCCGTCGGAAGAGAAGAAACCGGACGCTCCTGCCAAGCCGACCAACGGTGCGGCacgttcctttttcttctccgtCAAAAAGCAGCCGGATGAGTCGGAGGGTGCGACCGGTGGGGTGGCGTCGTCCGGCAACGATGGGTCCAAGTACGATCCGTCGAAGAAAAACTATCACCCACTAAAGGACGCATTTTGGAAGCAGGGTGACCG CGTACCGTACCTGGCGCTCGCGCGCACCTTCCAAATGATCGAGGAAACGAGCGGCCGGCTGCGGATGATCGAGATCCTCTCGAACTACTTCCGCTCGGTGATACTGCTCAGCCCGCGCGACCTGCTCGCCAGCGTGTACCTCTGCCTGAACCAGCTCGCACCGGCCTACGAGGGCGTGGAGCTTGGCATTGCCGAGTTTTCGCTCATGAAAGCGATCGCGCAAAGCACCGGCCGCAGTCTGGCGCAGATTAAGGCGGACGCACAAACGACCGGCGATCTGGGTCTGGTGGCGGAACAGTCTAAAAGCAGCCAGCATCTAATGTTCCGCCCGGCGCCGCTCTCGGTCGAGGTGGTGTTTGGCAAGCTGCGCGAAATCGCCTCCATGACCGGGTCCGCCTCGATGGCGAAAAAGATGGACAAAATCCAGTCGATGTTCGTGGCCTGCCGCCACTCGGAGTCACGCTACATCATCCGTTCGCTCGCCGGCAAGCTGCGGATCGGCGTCGCGGAACAATCGCTCCTGCAAGCGCTCGCCCAGGCCTGTGCCCTTACGCCGCCCCACGCCGATCCGCCCGTAGTGAACGCGCTGGCGGGCGAATCGGAAGCGCGCGTGAAGGCACGCGTCGACGAGGTGGCGCTGGCGCTGAAAACCGTCTACTGCCAGTGCCCGAACTACAATCGCATCGTGCCGGTGCTGCTAGAGCACGGCGTGCAGCGGCTGAGCGAGCACTGCCCGATGGAGCCGGGCACGCCGCTCAAGCCGATGCTGGCCCACCCGACCAAGGGCGTGCAGGAGGTGCTGCAGCGGTTCGATGGGATCGATTTCACGTGCGAGTGGAAGTACGACGGCGAGCGCGCACAGATCCATCTGCTGGCCGACGGCAGTGTGCAGATCTTTAGCCGCAACCAGGAGAACAACACGAGCAAGTATCCGGACGTGATTGCGCGGCTAGAGTTTACGCGCACCGAGCCGGTCGCGAGCGCCATCCTCGACTGCGAGGCGGTCGCGTGGGACACGGACAAGCGGCAGATACTACCGTTCCAGGTGCTGAGCACCCGCAAGCGAAAGGACGCAAACGAGGCCGACATCAAGGTGCAGGTGTGCGTGTTCATGTTCGATCTGCTGTATCTGAACGGGGAGCCGCTGGTCGAGAGACCGTTCGTCGAGCGGCGGGAGCTGCTGTACCGGCACTTCCGCGAGATCGAGGGCCAGTGGCAGTACGCGACCCGGCTCGATACGGGCGATCTGGACGAGCTGCAGCGCTTCCTGGACGAGGCGGTGCGCGGCAACTGCGAGGGCCTGATGGTGAAAACGCTGGCCCGCGAGGCGACGTACGAGATAGCGAAGCGGTCGCGCAACTGGCTCAAGCTCAAGAAGGACTACCTGACCGGGGTGGGCGATTCGCTCGATCTGGTCGTGATCGGGGGCTACCGGGGCCGGGGCAAGCGGACCGGCACGTACGGGGGCTTCCTGCTCGCCTGCTACGACGAGGAGAACGAGGAATACCAGACGATCTGCAAGATCGGGACCGGCTTCTCCGACGACGATCTGCAGCGCCACACGGAGTTTTTCCGATCGCACGTGATAGCGGCCGCGAAACCGTACTACCGGCATGAGGCGAACGTCGTGCCCGACGATTGGTTCGAGCCGGTGCAGGTGTGGGAGGTGCTGTGTGCCGATCTGTCGCTCAGCCCGGTGCACCGGGCCGGCATCGGCATCATCGATCCGGAGAAGGGCATTTCGCTGCGCTTTCCGCGCTTCATACGGGTGCGCGAGGACAAGGGCGTGACGGACGCAACGAGCGCCCGGCAGGTGTCGGAGATGTATCTGAACCAGGATCAAATTAAAAACCAGACCGGAAGCAATGCTCGCGATGTGGAGGAAGATTTTTACTGA
- the LOC120905177 gene encoding DNA ligase 1 isoform X1, with the protein MMLRNLVKLGPSLLGLPHRSIVYQSSTALANHMQTFPTYTNHRTALTLNCVSSYHSIRRTISVRSSDSLLASKRSIGPEDDEASNSPVKAVKKAKRSRVVSSSSSSEDEQDRKATKKSDVKKESPPSPKAVKAEPKESVKKETKPKTSPKKEPASGKEKKEAKKTSPKTTKKSSTKAATTVKKEENPSPTKEKKPSEEKKPDAPAKPTNGAARSFFFSVKKQPDESEGATGGVASSGNDGSKYDPSKKNYHPLKDAFWKQGDRVPYLALARTFQMIEETSGRLRMIEILSNYFRSVILLSPRDLLASVYLCLNQLAPAYEGVELGIAEFSLMKAIAQSTGRSLAQIKADAQTTGDLGLVAEQSKSSQHLMFRPAPLSVEVVFGKLREIASMTGSASMAKKMDKIQSMFVACRHSESRYIIRSLAGKLRIGVAEQSLLQALAQACALTPPHADPPVVNALAGESEARVKARVDEVALALKTVYCQCPNYNRIVPVLLEHGVQRLSEHCPMEPGTPLKPMLAHPTKGVQEVLQRFDGIDFTCEWKYDGERAQIHLLADGSVQIFSRNQENNTSKYPDVIARLEFTRTEPVASAILDCEAVAWDTDKRQILPFQVLSTRKRKDANEADIKVQVCVFMFDLLYLNGEPLVERPFVERRELLYRHFREIEGQWQYATRLDTGDLDELQRFLDEAVRGNCEGLMVKTLAREATYEIAKRSRNWLKLKKDYLTGVGDSLDLVVIGGYRGRGKRTGTYGGFLLACYDEENEEYQTICKIGTGFSDDDLQRHTEFFRSHVIAAAKPYYRHEANVVPDDWFEPVQVWEVLCADLSLSPVHRAGIGIIDPEKGISLRFPRFIRVREDKGVTDATSARQVSEMYLNQDQIKNQTGSNARDVEEDFY; encoded by the exons ATGATGTTGCGCAATCTAGTGAAGCTGGGACCATCGTTGCTGGGGTTGCCCCACCGCAGCATCGTATACCAAAGCAGTACAGCATTGGCCAACCATATGCAAACCTTCCCTACGTACACCAATCATCGCACCGCATTGACGCTAAACTGTGTTTCTTCCTATCATTCTATCCGGCGCACGATTTCGGTACGCAGCAGCGATTCGTTACTGGCGAGCAAACGCTCCATCGGACCGGAAGATGACGAAGCTTCCAACTCGCCGGTGAAAGCCGTTAAGAAAGCGAAACGGTCGCGGGTCgtgtcgagcagcagcagcagtgaggATGAACAGGATCGCAAAGCAACCAAGAAAAG TGATGTTAAGAAAGAATCACCACCATCCCCGAAAGCCGTCAAAGCAGAACCGAAGGAAAGTgtgaaaaaggaaacaaaaccgaaaacaaGCCCGAAAAAAGAACCCGCCAGcgggaaggagaaaaaagaggCGAAGAAAACATCACCCAAAACGACGAAAAAATCCTCCACAAAAGCAGCCACCACCGTAAAGAAGGAGGAAAATCCATCACCGACGAAGGAGAAGAAGCCGTCGGAAGAGAAGAAACCGGACGCTCCTGCCAAGCCGACCAACGGTGCGGCacgttcctttttcttctccgtCAAAAAGCAGCCGGATGAGTCGGAGGGTGCGACCGGTGGGGTGGCGTCGTCCGGCAACGATGGGTCCAAGTACGATCCGTCGAAGAAAAACTATCACCCACTAAAGGACGCATTTTGGAAGCAGGGTGACCG CGTACCGTACCTGGCGCTCGCGCGCACCTTCCAAATGATCGAGGAAACGAGCGGCCGGCTGCGGATGATCGAGATCCTCTCGAACTACTTCCGCTCGGTGATACTGCTCAGCCCGCGCGACCTGCTCGCCAGCGTGTACCTCTGCCTGAACCAGCTCGCACCGGCCTACGAGGGCGTGGAGCTTGGCATTGCCGAGTTTTCGCTCATGAAAGCGATCGCGCAAAGCACCGGCCGCAGTCTGGCGCAGATTAAGGCGGACGCACAAACGACCGGCGATCTGGGTCTGGTGGCGGAACAGTCTAAAAGCAGCCAGCATCTAATGTTCCGCCCGGCGCCGCTCTCGGTCGAGGTGGTGTTTGGCAAGCTGCGCGAAATCGCCTCCATGACCGGGTCCGCCTCGATGGCGAAAAAGATGGACAAAATCCAGTCGATGTTCGTGGCCTGCCGCCACTCGGAGTCACGCTACATCATCCGTTCGCTCGCCGGCAAGCTGCGGATCGGCGTCGCGGAACAATCGCTCCTGCAAGCGCTCGCCCAGGCCTGTGCCCTTACGCCGCCCCACGCCGATCCGCCCGTAGTGAACGCGCTGGCGGGCGAATCGGAAGCGCGCGTGAAGGCACGCGTCGACGAGGTGGCGCTGGCGCTGAAAACCGTCTACTGCCAGTGCCCGAACTACAATCGCATCGTGCCGGTGCTGCTAGAGCACGGCGTGCAGCGGCTGAGCGAGCACTGCCCGATGGAGCCGGGCACGCCGCTCAAGCCGATGCTGGCCCACCCGACCAAGGGCGTGCAGGAGGTGCTGCAGCGGTTCGATGGGATCGATTTCACGTGCGAGTGGAAGTACGACGGCGAGCGCGCACAGATCCATCTGCTGGCCGACGGCAGTGTGCAGATCTTTAGCCGCAACCAGGAGAACAACACGAGCAAGTATCCGGACGTGATTGCGCGGCTAGAGTTTACGCGCACCGAGCCGGTCGCGAGCGCCATCCTCGACTGCGAGGCGGTCGCGTGGGACACGGACAAGCGGCAGATACTACCGTTCCAGGTGCTGAGCACCCGCAAGCGAAAGGACGCAAACGAGGCCGACATCAAGGTGCAGGTGTGCGTGTTCATGTTCGATCTGCTGTATCTGAACGGGGAGCCGCTGGTCGAGAGACCGTTCGTCGAGCGGCGGGAGCTGCTGTACCGGCACTTCCGCGAGATCGAGGGCCAGTGGCAGTACGCGACCCGGCTCGATACGGGCGATCTGGACGAGCTGCAGCGCTTCCTGGACGAGGCGGTGCGCGGCAACTGCGAGGGCCTGATGGTGAAAACGCTGGCCCGCGAGGCGACGTACGAGATAGCGAAGCGGTCGCGCAACTGGCTCAAGCTCAAGAAGGACTACCTGACCGGGGTGGGCGATTCGCTCGATCTGGTCGTGATCGGGGGCTACCGGGGCCGGGGCAAGCGGACCGGCACGTACGGGGGCTTCCTGCTCGCCTGCTACGACGAGGAGAACGAGGAATACCAGACGATCTGCAAGATCGGGACCGGCTTCTCCGACGACGATCTGCAGCGCCACACGGAGTTTTTCCGATCGCACGTGATAGCGGCCGCGAAACCGTACTACCGGCATGAGGCGAACGTCGTGCCCGACGATTGGTTCGAGCCGGTGCAGGTGTGGGAGGTGCTGTGTGCCGATCTGTCGCTCAGCCCGGTGCACCGGGCCGGCATCGGCATCATCGATCCGGAGAAGGGCATTTCGCTGCGCTTTCCGCGCTTCATACGGGTGCGCGAGGACAAGGGCGTGACGGACGCAACGAGCGCCCGGCAGGTGTCGGAGATGTATCTGAACCAGGATCAAATTAAAAACCAGACCGGAAGCAATGCTCGCGATGTGGAGGAAGATTTTTACTGA
- the LOC120905177 gene encoding DNA ligase 1 isoform X2 — MSQKSILSFFGKKPAPSNGTSAAAKQTPENNNKSPESSDSLLASKRSIGPEDDEASNSPVKAVKKAKRSRVVSSSSSSEDEQDRKATKKSDVKKESPPSPKAVKAEPKESVKKETKPKTSPKKEPASGKEKKEAKKTSPKTTKKSSTKAATTVKKEENPSPTKEKKPSEEKKPDAPAKPTNGAARSFFFSVKKQPDESEGATGGVASSGNDGSKYDPSKKNYHPLKDAFWKQGDRVPYLALARTFQMIEETSGRLRMIEILSNYFRSVILLSPRDLLASVYLCLNQLAPAYEGVELGIAEFSLMKAIAQSTGRSLAQIKADAQTTGDLGLVAEQSKSSQHLMFRPAPLSVEVVFGKLREIASMTGSASMAKKMDKIQSMFVACRHSESRYIIRSLAGKLRIGVAEQSLLQALAQACALTPPHADPPVVNALAGESEARVKARVDEVALALKTVYCQCPNYNRIVPVLLEHGVQRLSEHCPMEPGTPLKPMLAHPTKGVQEVLQRFDGIDFTCEWKYDGERAQIHLLADGSVQIFSRNQENNTSKYPDVIARLEFTRTEPVASAILDCEAVAWDTDKRQILPFQVLSTRKRKDANEADIKVQVCVFMFDLLYLNGEPLVERPFVERRELLYRHFREIEGQWQYATRLDTGDLDELQRFLDEAVRGNCEGLMVKTLAREATYEIAKRSRNWLKLKKDYLTGVGDSLDLVVIGGYRGRGKRTGTYGGFLLACYDEENEEYQTICKIGTGFSDDDLQRHTEFFRSHVIAAAKPYYRHEANVVPDDWFEPVQVWEVLCADLSLSPVHRAGIGIIDPEKGISLRFPRFIRVREDKGVTDATSARQVSEMYLNQDQIKNQTGSNARDVEEDFY, encoded by the exons ATGTCGCAAAAGTCGATTTT GTCCTTTTTTGGAAAGAAACCAGCACCGTCGAATGGTACCAGCgcggcagcaaaacaaaccccggaaaacaataataaatctCCCGAAAG CAGCGATTCGTTACTGGCGAGCAAACGCTCCATCGGACCGGAAGATGACGAAGCTTCCAACTCGCCGGTGAAAGCCGTTAAGAAAGCGAAACGGTCGCGGGTCgtgtcgagcagcagcagcagtgaggATGAACAGGATCGCAAAGCAACCAAGAAAAG TGATGTTAAGAAAGAATCACCACCATCCCCGAAAGCCGTCAAAGCAGAACCGAAGGAAAGTgtgaaaaaggaaacaaaaccgaaaacaaGCCCGAAAAAAGAACCCGCCAGcgggaaggagaaaaaagaggCGAAGAAAACATCACCCAAAACGACGAAAAAATCCTCCACAAAAGCAGCCACCACCGTAAAGAAGGAGGAAAATCCATCACCGACGAAGGAGAAGAAGCCGTCGGAAGAGAAGAAACCGGACGCTCCTGCCAAGCCGACCAACGGTGCGGCacgttcctttttcttctccgtCAAAAAGCAGCCGGATGAGTCGGAGGGTGCGACCGGTGGGGTGGCGTCGTCCGGCAACGATGGGTCCAAGTACGATCCGTCGAAGAAAAACTATCACCCACTAAAGGACGCATTTTGGAAGCAGGGTGACCG CGTACCGTACCTGGCGCTCGCGCGCACCTTCCAAATGATCGAGGAAACGAGCGGCCGGCTGCGGATGATCGAGATCCTCTCGAACTACTTCCGCTCGGTGATACTGCTCAGCCCGCGCGACCTGCTCGCCAGCGTGTACCTCTGCCTGAACCAGCTCGCACCGGCCTACGAGGGCGTGGAGCTTGGCATTGCCGAGTTTTCGCTCATGAAAGCGATCGCGCAAAGCACCGGCCGCAGTCTGGCGCAGATTAAGGCGGACGCACAAACGACCGGCGATCTGGGTCTGGTGGCGGAACAGTCTAAAAGCAGCCAGCATCTAATGTTCCGCCCGGCGCCGCTCTCGGTCGAGGTGGTGTTTGGCAAGCTGCGCGAAATCGCCTCCATGACCGGGTCCGCCTCGATGGCGAAAAAGATGGACAAAATCCAGTCGATGTTCGTGGCCTGCCGCCACTCGGAGTCACGCTACATCATCCGTTCGCTCGCCGGCAAGCTGCGGATCGGCGTCGCGGAACAATCGCTCCTGCAAGCGCTCGCCCAGGCCTGTGCCCTTACGCCGCCCCACGCCGATCCGCCCGTAGTGAACGCGCTGGCGGGCGAATCGGAAGCGCGCGTGAAGGCACGCGTCGACGAGGTGGCGCTGGCGCTGAAAACCGTCTACTGCCAGTGCCCGAACTACAATCGCATCGTGCCGGTGCTGCTAGAGCACGGCGTGCAGCGGCTGAGCGAGCACTGCCCGATGGAGCCGGGCACGCCGCTCAAGCCGATGCTGGCCCACCCGACCAAGGGCGTGCAGGAGGTGCTGCAGCGGTTCGATGGGATCGATTTCACGTGCGAGTGGAAGTACGACGGCGAGCGCGCACAGATCCATCTGCTGGCCGACGGCAGTGTGCAGATCTTTAGCCGCAACCAGGAGAACAACACGAGCAAGTATCCGGACGTGATTGCGCGGCTAGAGTTTACGCGCACCGAGCCGGTCGCGAGCGCCATCCTCGACTGCGAGGCGGTCGCGTGGGACACGGACAAGCGGCAGATACTACCGTTCCAGGTGCTGAGCACCCGCAAGCGAAAGGACGCAAACGAGGCCGACATCAAGGTGCAGGTGTGCGTGTTCATGTTCGATCTGCTGTATCTGAACGGGGAGCCGCTGGTCGAGAGACCGTTCGTCGAGCGGCGGGAGCTGCTGTACCGGCACTTCCGCGAGATCGAGGGCCAGTGGCAGTACGCGACCCGGCTCGATACGGGCGATCTGGACGAGCTGCAGCGCTTCCTGGACGAGGCGGTGCGCGGCAACTGCGAGGGCCTGATGGTGAAAACGCTGGCCCGCGAGGCGACGTACGAGATAGCGAAGCGGTCGCGCAACTGGCTCAAGCTCAAGAAGGACTACCTGACCGGGGTGGGCGATTCGCTCGATCTGGTCGTGATCGGGGGCTACCGGGGCCGGGGCAAGCGGACCGGCACGTACGGGGGCTTCCTGCTCGCCTGCTACGACGAGGAGAACGAGGAATACCAGACGATCTGCAAGATCGGGACCGGCTTCTCCGACGACGATCTGCAGCGCCACACGGAGTTTTTCCGATCGCACGTGATAGCGGCCGCGAAACCGTACTACCGGCATGAGGCGAACGTCGTGCCCGACGATTGGTTCGAGCCGGTGCAGGTGTGGGAGGTGCTGTGTGCCGATCTGTCGCTCAGCCCGGTGCACCGGGCCGGCATCGGCATCATCGATCCGGAGAAGGGCATTTCGCTGCGCTTTCCGCGCTTCATACGGGTGCGCGAGGACAAGGGCGTGACGGACGCAACGAGCGCCCGGCAGGTGTCGGAGATGTATCTGAACCAGGATCAAATTAAAAACCAGACCGGAAGCAATGCTCGCGATGTGGAGGAAGATTTTTACTGA